The Myxocyprinus asiaticus isolate MX2 ecotype Aquarium Trade chromosome 39, UBuf_Myxa_2, whole genome shotgun sequence genome window below encodes:
- the LOC127430240 gene encoding histone H4 transcription factor-like isoform X2 codes for MHAHCTELQPLPDRQQALFCSWSGCDAFFKIKYRLREHLRSHTQERLVACPTCGCMFSSNTKFFDHIQRQAEPEDSLTCGHCDKAFANERLLRDHVRQHVNHIKCPLCDMTCPSLSTLKIHIKFRHCDERPFPCDFCESSFKNQHDLRRHMETHNEGAAYHCTVEGCGYSSRMAHTMNQHYKRVHEDNMVPRYKCHLCDKTFSWCYTLTLHLRKKHQLKWPSGHSRFRYKKDEDGYLRLNMVRFETVEVTEELIKNMAEKRTPRKVSGSTAHSKEPSLHPDSGNSTPQHSSSPSSPSSSSSTSELLEGADSSAFKGDETSVYCVLNNVTEVNGEQEEMGQHGGPSGAVRALAAVARGLGMDVV; via the exons ATGCATGCGCACTGCACTGAGCTTCAGCCACTTCCTGATCGACAGCAGGCTCTATTCTGCAGCTGGTCAG GCTGTGATGCATTCTTCAAGATCAAGTACCGGCTACGTGAGCATCTGCGCAGTCATACACAAGAGCGACTGGTCGCTTGCCCCACCTGCGGATGTATGTTCTCCAGCAACACCAAGTTCTTTGATCATATCCAGAGACAAGCAGAGCCAGAAG ATTCTCTCACATGTGGGCATTGTGACAAGGCCTTTGCCAACGAGAGGCTTTTGCGAGATCATGTTCGTCAGCATG tgaatCACATAAAGTGTCCTCTCTGTGACATGACATGCCCGTCCCTTTCCACGTTAAAGATCCACATCAAATTCCGTCACTGCGATGAGAGGCCCTTCCCATGTGACTTCTGTGAGAGCAG CTTCAAGAACCAGCATGATCTGCGGAGACACATGGAAACCCACAATGAGGGAGCAGCTTACCACTGCACAGTCGAGGGATGTGGATACTCTTCACGCATGGCCCACACCATGAACCAGCACTACAAGCGAGTACATGAG GATAACATGGTTCCGAGGTATAAGTGTCATCTTTGTGACAAGACCTTCTCTTGGTGTTACACTCTCACCCTCCACCTTCGAAAGAAGCATCAACTAAAATGGCCATCTGGTCACTCACGTTTTAG GTACAAGAAGGATGAAGACGGATACTTGCGACTCAACATGGTGCGCTTCGAGACTGTGGAGGTGACGGAAGAGTTGATAAAGAACATGGCTGAAAAACGCACGCCTCGCAAAGTCTCTGGTTCAACCGCTCACTCCAAGGAGCCCTCGCTGCATCCCGACAGTGGCAACAGCACTCCCCAACACTCTTCCTCCCCCTCCTCACCTTCCTCATCCTCTTCGACCTCAGAGCTATTGGAGGGGGCTGACAGCAGTGCATTTAAAGGGGATGAAACATCAGTGTATTGTGTGTTGAACAATGTGACAGAGGTGAATGGGGAGCAAGAGGAAATGGGACAGCACGGTGGGCCGTCAGGAGCTGTAAGAGCACTAGCTGCAGTGGCGAGAGGTTTAGGAATGGATGTGGTGTAA
- the LOC127430240 gene encoding histone H4 transcription factor-like isoform X1, whose amino-acid sequence MAKRRSVSKIVVACEWASCNFKSQSMEEMSDHMSLHLKEHLGDGDAMEELEDYPCLWRGCEFLAMGSQSELVVHAHFHIFHSKLKYIGTQLLESHPELPSCTQDLHSNNLVLDVSEGFVCQWEHCDSSFNNPEWFYRHVDMHAHCTELQPLPDRQQALFCSWSGCDAFFKIKYRLREHLRSHTQERLVACPTCGCMFSSNTKFFDHIQRQAEPEDSLTCGHCDKAFANERLLRDHVRQHVNHIKCPLCDMTCPSLSTLKIHIKFRHCDERPFPCDFCESSFKNQHDLRRHMETHNEGAAYHCTVEGCGYSSRMAHTMNQHYKRVHEDNMVPRYKCHLCDKTFSWCYTLTLHLRKKHQLKWPSGHSRFRYKKDEDGYLRLNMVRFETVEVTEELIKNMAEKRTPRKVSGSTAHSKEPSLHPDSGNSTPQHSSSPSSPSSSSSTSELLEGADSSAFKGDETSVYCVLNNVTEVNGEQEEMGQHGGPSGAVRALAAVARGLGMDVV is encoded by the exons ATGGCTAAAAGAAGAAGTGTCTCTAAAATTGTGGTGGCATGTGAGTGGGCATCTTGCAATTTTAAGAGTCAAAGCATGGAGGAGATGAGCGACCACATGTCTCTGCATCTCAAGGAGCATCTTGGGGATGGAGATGCCATGGAAGAACTGG AGGATTATCCATGTCTGTGGAGGGGCTGTGAGTTCCTGGCAATGGGAAGCCAAAGTGAGCTTGTTGTTCATGCACATTTCCACATCTTCCACAGCAAGCTGAAATACATTGGTACTCAACTTCTTGAATCCCACCCCGAACTGCCTAGTTGCACTCAGGATCTCCATAGTAACAACCTTGTACTTGATGTCTCGGAGGGATTTGTCTGCCAATGGGAGCACTGTGAT AGTTCATTTAACAATCCAGAGTGGTTCTATCGCCATGTCGACATGCATGCGCACTGCACTGAGCTTCAGCCACTTCCTGATCGACAGCAGGCTCTATTCTGCAGCTGGTCAG GCTGTGATGCATTCTTCAAGATCAAGTACCGGCTACGTGAGCATCTGCGCAGTCATACACAAGAGCGACTGGTCGCTTGCCCCACCTGCGGATGTATGTTCTCCAGCAACACCAAGTTCTTTGATCATATCCAGAGACAAGCAGAGCCAGAAG ATTCTCTCACATGTGGGCATTGTGACAAGGCCTTTGCCAACGAGAGGCTTTTGCGAGATCATGTTCGTCAGCATG tgaatCACATAAAGTGTCCTCTCTGTGACATGACATGCCCGTCCCTTTCCACGTTAAAGATCCACATCAAATTCCGTCACTGCGATGAGAGGCCCTTCCCATGTGACTTCTGTGAGAGCAG CTTCAAGAACCAGCATGATCTGCGGAGACACATGGAAACCCACAATGAGGGAGCAGCTTACCACTGCACAGTCGAGGGATGTGGATACTCTTCACGCATGGCCCACACCATGAACCAGCACTACAAGCGAGTACATGAG GATAACATGGTTCCGAGGTATAAGTGTCATCTTTGTGACAAGACCTTCTCTTGGTGTTACACTCTCACCCTCCACCTTCGAAAGAAGCATCAACTAAAATGGCCATCTGGTCACTCACGTTTTAG GTACAAGAAGGATGAAGACGGATACTTGCGACTCAACATGGTGCGCTTCGAGACTGTGGAGGTGACGGAAGAGTTGATAAAGAACATGGCTGAAAAACGCACGCCTCGCAAAGTCTCTGGTTCAACCGCTCACTCCAAGGAGCCCTCGCTGCATCCCGACAGTGGCAACAGCACTCCCCAACACTCTTCCTCCCCCTCCTCACCTTCCTCATCCTCTTCGACCTCAGAGCTATTGGAGGGGGCTGACAGCAGTGCATTTAAAGGGGATGAAACATCAGTGTATTGTGTGTTGAACAATGTGACAGAGGTGAATGGGGAGCAAGAGGAAATGGGACAGCACGGTGGGCCGTCAGGAGCTGTAAGAGCACTAGCTGCAGTGGCGAGAGGTTTAGGAATGGATGTGGTGTAA